TCGAATACGCACCCGACCTTCTCGGAAGCCGTCTTCTTCCAGTAATCCGCTTCTCCACGGAGCCCGTTGAGGAGCAATCAGCACTTCCAAACTACCGGACCCGACCGCAGGTCACCTCGCGCTACTCAATCGATAATGCAGAACTGGACGAGGAGCATCGGTGGGGAGACCGCCACTATTTTGTCACGATCGCTGAGACGGATGCCTTGGAACCAGAACTTCGGGCGGGGGACAGGGTGATCGTGGAGCATGTCGAAGACACGACCATGCCCGCCAGTCCCGGGGTTTACCTGCTTCGCATCGAATCCTCGGTTCAGTTCGCCCGTCTGCAGCCACGAGAGGATGAATATGTCGATGTTCTCTTCCCAAACAGCAGCCACAAAAATTATACACTCCGCGCCTCTAATGCGGACATCGAAATCCTGGGCCGCGTATGGGGATCTTACCGACGAACCTGAAAGGCGGCGCAGAACTGGTGCTCGTCCTTGAATCCGCGGCAGCAGGCATCGTATCTTCTCGTGCCTGCCAGCCCCCTTACGGCGAAATCGATCATTCCCATCACCTCAACCGAATCGCCCATGCTCGTCCAAGACGTGATGCAGCATCCTGTCATCACCGTCAGCTCGGACACCTCTATCGCCGAGGCCTATCGCATCATGCATGACCGGCGGATCCGTCACCTTCCCGTCGTCGATGACGGGCGTCTTACCGGCGTTGTGACGGATCGGGATCTTCGATATTCGACCAGTCGCCTGCATCCATCGCCGGTAGAATCCCAGACGGGAGTCGACCGCGTGATGACGAAATCGGTGATCACCATAGGCCCGCTCGACCCCGTCGAAGAAGCCGCTCGCCTCCTCCGGGCCCGTCGCATCGGATCTCTGCCCGTCGTCGATGGCGACGACCTCGTAGGCATCGTGACGGTGACGAATCTACTGGATGCGATCATCGACCTGACCGGTCTGAAAAAGCCGGGCAGTCGGC
The nucleotide sequence above comes from Longibacter salinarum. Encoded proteins:
- a CDS encoding CBS and ACT domain-containing protein: MLVQDVMQHPVITVSSDTSIAEAYRIMHDRRIRHLPVVDDGRLTGVVTDRDLRYSTSRLHPSPVESQTGVDRVMTKSVITIGPLDPVEEAARLLRARRIGSLPVVDGDDLVGIVTVTNLLDAIIDLTGLKKPGSRLAVSLVDEAGQLAKLTTRVAEAGLDIRSVLTYYEDEFSGPEAETEGSEPRLRVILRVDTLNVRALAEELREEGFDVIWPITKPA
- a CDS encoding S24 family peptidase; the protein is MFDASTQIDRLLGPTPEDSQEEFRAFLRRVVAEQFDGNVSKMTTALAEVGDLSAESKQANLRRKLSRFLSYSVRKIDSELIMWTWTYLFDKLGLQAFEYAPDLLGSRLLPVIRFSTEPVEEQSALPNYRTRPQVTSRYSIDNAELDEEHRWGDRHYFVTIAETDALEPELRAGDRVIVEHVEDTTMPASPGVYLLRIESSVQFARLQPREDEYVDVLFPNSSHKNYTLRASNADIEILGRVWGSYRRT